The Gossypium hirsutum isolate 1008001.06 chromosome A03, Gossypium_hirsutum_v2.1, whole genome shotgun sequence genome contains the following window.
ATATACCAAAAACTGGCCTATTCCCTCAAATTTTTAAACTGGTATTTTTGGCTAATTTAGCCCATGTTTGGCCCTCATAGTGAATGAGAAGAAACTCTCGCTTTTAGGGACACTAAACAACAAAGGAAAACCTGAGGCTCAAACCCTTTTATCGTTGGAGCTACCTAATGAGATTTTTAGCAAATTTATCAGCACCCTATATCAAATTGTGGGGAAGGAAAAGACTCATTATGCTGGAACTTCTTAGTTAATGGGGAATTCACACTAAAAAGTGTGTACCAGAATGATGTAGGAATTAAGATGTTTTCCTAAGGAAATCATAATCATACTTGGTCATAGATTTGGAAACTCTATATCCCActgaaatgaaaaattttcatgtGGAATGTGTTCTGGAGATTCCACATTCACACTTCTAGCAAGGAGAAGCATAACCATGCAACCTGAATGTCCACCATGCAAAACTCAACTTGGGATAGACTGCTTGCTATTAATAACAAATTGCTAGTTGTGCTTATTTTGTATCAGACTTGATTTATTAATTTGCTCTCTTCTGATTAAAAGTAGAGCCATGGAGCATGAACATAACTGAGAAATGAACAACGCACCCCACCACTGCCTCTCTTTGTTAACCAGCTGCAAAACTCTCAAAATCCTCAAACAAATCCACGCTTCTCTCGTCAAAACCGGCCACCACTCCGACCCTTTTTTCGCCGGAAAGCTAATTCTCCATAGCGCAGTAACGGTTCCCGGTGCTCTCCACTACGCTCGCCGTTTCTTCCTTAACTTCCCAATCCCGGATGTCTTCATGTATAACACGCTTATTCGAGGGTTCTCGGAATCGGGTATCCCTCAGAATTCAATATTTACTTTCATAGATATGTGTGGGAAATCATTGGTTCCTCCTGATAGCTTCTCTTTCGCGTTTGTTCTTAAGGCGGCGGCAAATCACGGGTCGTTGAGAACTGGGATTCAGCTTCATTGTCAAGCTCTGATTCATGGTTTCGAAACCCATTTGTTTGTTGGTACGACCTTGATTAGCATGTATGGAGAATGCGGCTCTGTTTATTTTGCGAAGAAAGTGTTTGACCAAATGCGTGAACCAAATGTTGTAGCTTGGAATGCTGTTATCACGGCTTGTTTTAGGTGTGGTGATGTAAAGGGTGCACGAAAAATGTTTGATATGATGCCTTTTAAGAATTCGACTTCATCGAATGTAATTCTTGCAGGGTATGCGAAAGCTGGGGAGATGGAGATTGCCAGGAAAGTGTTTTGGGATATGAAAGTGAAGGATGATGTTTCTTGGAGTACTATGATTGCCGGATTAGCGCATAATGGGTTCTTTGATGAGGCTTTTGCGTACTTTAGGGAGTTGCGAATGATAGGGTTGAGACCGAATGAGGTTAGCTTGACTGGGGTGCTCTCAGGCTGCGCACAAGTTGGGGCATCTGAGTTTGGTAAAATCTTACATGGATTTATTGAGAAATCTGGGTTTAATTGGATTCCTACCGTGAACAATGCACTTGTGGATATGTATGCAAGGTGTGGGAATGTAGGGATGGCTCGATTAGTTTTTCGGAGTATGCTACATAAAAGTGTTGTTTCTTGGACATCAATGATAGAGGGGCTTGCAATGCACGGTTATGCGGAAGAGGCGATACGGGTTTTCCATGAGATGGAAGGATGCGGAATTAGGCCAGATTGGATTACCTTTGTTTCACTCCTATACGCTTGTAGTCATGCCGGGTTGATTGAACAAGGATGTAACTATTTTTCTACGATGAAGGATGTGTATGATATCGAACCTACAGTTGAGCACTATGGCTGCATGGTTGATTTGTATGGTCGAGCTGGTTACCTGCAGAAGGCTTATGACTTTGTATGTCAAATGCCAATAACGCCTAATGCTATAATTTGGCGAACTCTTCTTGGTGCTTGCGGCATTCATGGGAATGTTGAGTTGGCAGAGCAAGTAAAGGCGAGACTTTTTGATCTAGAACCTGATGATTCGAGTGATAATGTGCTGCTGTCAAATATTTATGCAGTTGCAGGGAAATGGAAGGATGTCGCCACTGTGAGGCAGTCAATGACAGATCAGAAGATTAAGAAAACACCTGGTTGGAGTATGATCGAAGTTGACAGGACAATGTATAGGTTTGTGGCAGGGGAAAAAACGAATAAGACTACAGCAGAGGCTTACGAGAAGCTTAAGGAGATAATTAAAAGGCTTAGGCTTGAGGGAGGTTATGTTCCTGAAGTTGCAAGTGTGTTGCACGATGTAGATGAGGAAGAAAAGGAAGATTCGGTATCCAAACACAGCGAGAAGCTTGCTGTAGCTTTCGGGATCTCAAGGCTTTGTAAGGGGAGGGTTATAAGAATAGTAAAGAATCTGAGAATATGCAGAGATTGTCATACTGTTATGAAGTTGATCTCTAAGGTTTATGGATTAAAACTTGTTGTCAGAGATCGAAGTCGGTTTCACTCATTCGATGATGGCGCTTGTTCTTGCAAAGATTACTGGTGATTTGAGAAGAAATTCGAGTCTTCAACTGTTGGAATGCCATCAATTTCGGCACACTGAACGAAAGCAGAGGTGCAGACAAGTATGGCGAGGCTGTATCAAATTTTTGAGTCTTTCATCAAATATGGGTGGAGATATTCACCTGAACCTGATTGTGTTCAAGTGGAACTAATCGATTTTAGATGACTGTGAATATTGATCCACTTTGCACCAAAACAAATTATTCTTAATGCCTTTAACATTACACAATATTTTGTGTTGCAGAAAGCAAATTATGAACTACacaaatatgatatatatttaatatggacACAAAAAGCTTCATAGCTCCAACCTATACAAGGCCGCCGCTTACTAACCGCTGGTTCTATCCCGGCCAAGCAACCAAAGCCGGGAACCTAGGTGGGAATCTATCTAATCTTGTAAGGTCTTCTGATAGATACCAAAAATAAAACCAACCGGTTTATTAAACTATCCATACCAACCGGTTTATTAACAAGTCATTGAATTATACAGTCACATCAACAAAATTTAGGTATCAAATtggatattttaaaaatagagatatcacattaaaacaaaccctaaaaGACTGGGCCATTCATGACATTATCccaaaaaattatcaaaaccgtCTAGCGTAGTGGCCGAGTGGGATTTAGCACACTTGTAATTATTAAGGAAGCAAGGTATAAAGCCTCTTTTTCTACCCATGAAAAACTAAACAAAACCTCTGTGCAAACTCCTCCACTGCCGCCAAACGTTCTAGGGTTTGAAATCTTATCTTCCTCAATGGCGGATAAAGAGCCGTCGCCGGAGCCCGCCGAGGCCAACTCACCATCTGAAGACATGGATCTCGAAAACCTTGACTCCTCCGCCCAAAACCCTAATGCCGGGGACGACGCCAACGGTGACTCCAAATCGAAGCGCGGGAGAGAGGAAGACGGCGAAGAAGCCGAAGACGTTTCCAAAAAGCAGAAACTGGAGAAGTCCGTAGAGGAAGAAAGGCTGGAGAAGAAGTCAGATGAGTCACCAGAGTCGGGTCGTGTACGGCTCGGTCCGAAGGAGTTCGGGTCGTCTTCGGAGATGTTGGATTACTTTTGCTATTTGCTTCATCATTGGGGTACTCAACTGAACTTTAACAAGGTACTAATTaaattatcttcttcttcttcttctttttgttttttttggtttCGCTGTTAGTTCTCATTGGTAGTTGATGATCTATTTTATGTAgaagaagaaatttttttattttttgtttgtatCAGTAGTAGCATTACAATTATAGTTTTGATGGTGAATGAAGATAGTAGATGATTGCACTGGCATAAAGGTGTAAACTTTTTAGTTTCATGAAGCTTGATGTTGTAATTGTTTATTAGAAGCCAAGTATAACATTACTCTATGGGAAAACATAGaagtaaaattgaaaataccCTGTGTCATATGTATATCAAAATCTGATACTCGCACTTGAGTCTAAGTAATATAGATTGGCGTTTTAATATTGTTTAGTTTGAGGAAAGGCTGCTTTGTAGGAATGATAGAAAATGCACATAAGGTTCATTGCTTTTATCTTATATTGTCAAATTTGATCCTTAGGCactgaaatatttgaatttttgtttcaTATTGCGATCATTTTTGGCTTTGTGTTGCAGTATGAACATATGGTATTGCTGGATTTGCTTAAAAAAGGTCATCTAGAGCCTGAGAGAAAGATTGGTGGAGGGGTCAAAGCTTTCCAAATCCGTATTCATCCACAGTGGAAGAGTAAATGTTTCTTTGTGATTAGGGATGATGAAACTATGGATGACTTTAGCTTCCGGAAGTGTATTGATCATATACTTCCCCTACCTGAAGATTTGAAGGGAAAAAGCGATTCAAACAGGGCATCGGGTGGCGGTGGCGGTTGGAGAGGACGTGGTGGGAAAGGAGGTGGACGAGGCCGTGGAAAAGGTGGTAAGTCAAGAAACTGAAGTGGTAGTAGTAGTTAAAAATGGAGTTGAATTTGGATTAAACTCTTTGGTAGGATCAGAACTGctttgttttgattatatatCTGACCCTAAAGTTCCAAATTGAATTGCACTCTCAAAGTTATGGATACTGATGTTATCAGTGCTCTTTTTTATGGCATTTATATATTTTGGTGTTGCATTTTTAAGCAATATTGTGGGATTTGCCCATAATTACTGGTAGTGTCCGGTGACAAAAGATAGAAAAAGCTTGATGCTGTTATCTTCTGATTAAAAATAAGTAATGCGCCCAAATTAGATAGAAAAACACAATCAATGGTCTCCAAGTGAAACTCTCTTGTATTTGTTGTAGACTTTAGGCGAAATGATAATGTCTATAATCCGTGAATCAAGCCAATAGGTTTATAGTTGAATCCTTTAAATGTATCGTATCTATACATATACGTATGAAGTTAGTGCCTTTCTTtcccttatttttttttaaaattaaatatttatacctaaatatttttaaatttaaaattttaaggctaCCAAATACTCACCcaataattaaaatatgcaattttttttaaaaaaagatagaTAATCTTAAGTTTAGATGACATATTtgtaatgactattttaaattaattgattttgtttttaaaaaataaaataagttttattgtTATACATAATCATTATTATCATAATCAAATTGTATTTACTTCAATCAccgtaattgaaaaaaaaataatttaagtagtAATAAATTGTTtgtgtaataaaatataaatattaaaaaccaTACAACTTTAACCTTTTTGAATTCACAacgttaaatttatttaaaataaactttttatttgaagttttaaatactaataattttaaaaaaaaaagaatactatagttgtctttaaattttttaaaattgtattgtGTTTTAAAGAGTAATTCTATCATTAACATGATTCAATATTTTAgtactatatatttttaaaatgtttttgtcCATGCAATGTATGAATTGATTGTgtgtatttattaaaatatgttttatgttagtagttttatacaaatttttctacattctataaataaaataattttaggaAGGGTAAAAAAACTCTAATGAGgagtttatatttataaaaaagaaaaatgatctAAATAGCTCGTaattttttgcactcaattgaaaTTGAGTCTTTGAATAagtaaatttcattaaaaaaaagagcTTTTTGACCGTTAATTCATTGATGTGAACATTAATGGCGCTGATGTGGTAGTGACatgtcaaaaaaatataaaattcaaaaacttttcaaaaaatataaaataattaattttttacttgaATGAACTTGGACAATTGATGGTCAAAatacatttcaaatttatttttaaaaaatatttataaatttgtattcatttaagtaaaagatttaaatattttttaaatatactttttaaaatttttgttgttATGGTAGTGCTACATTAACAACTGTCATTTGCCATGCTAGTGAAGTAATGGTCAAAAggtttttttgataaaattagctAGCTCAATggcccaattgagtgcaaaaaggttattttattactttgacaaaataagactattttaataattttttaactaaattgattCTCGATTAAGTTGTGATACTAACTTtaatataagtataaatagatggatagataatatatatttagtttttCCTTAAATTAGAAAACCGCTATGTGAAGTTAaccaattattttatatttttaaaatatacttttatacttttaaatttaatttaaaaaagattaataaaaataCTCATCAAAATAAAAAGCACACTCctatcttatatttttttatcaataactAGTATGGTTCCTACTATGTTTCGtgttgattaattattttttaggctaAATTCTAGagtaaatatttgaaattaatatataCTTCAAGTCTTTGAACTCTTCGAactttagtttttatatttttattagcctctctattttttagatttaaaaatttaaattcaagtgttaacaccattaaattcttttgttaaattttttgatgtaatattttgaaattaaaaaaaaaaaactcacctaTCATCCATTTATCAAAAGTGATATTGCAATAgacttgaatttttaataaataattttaacaatatttacAACTCTTAAAAGTTACATaagcattttaatcaaaataaagtagTTGGACTAATCAATGACATTGTAAAAGTTTGAGGTACCGAATTtgtcaaaaagttaaagtataaagattaaatcttcaATTTAAGTGTAGCATcaagacaaaattgaaattt
Protein-coding sequences here:
- the LOC107886141 gene encoding pentatricopeptide repeat-containing protein At1g74630 isoform X1 yields the protein MNNAPHHCLSLLTSCKTLKILKQIHASLVKTGHHSDPFFAGKLILHSAVTVPGALHYARRFFLNFPIPDVFMYNTLIRGFSESGIPQNSIFTFIDMCGKSLVPPDSFSFAFVLKAAANHGSLRTGIQLHCQALIHGFETHLFVGTTLISMYGECGSVYFAKKVFDQMREPNVVAWNAVITACFRCGDVKGARKMFDMMPFKNSTSSNVILAGYAKAGEMEIARKVFWDMKVKDDVSWSTMIAGLAHNGFFDEAFAYFRELRMIGLRPNEVSLTGVLSGCAQVGASEFGKILHGFIEKSGFNWIPTVNNALVDMYARCGNVGMARLVFRSMLHKSVVSWTSMIEGLAMHGYAEEAIRVFHEMEGCGIRPDWITFVSLLYACSHAGLIEQGCNYFSTMKDVYDIEPTVEHYGCMVDLYGRAGYLQKAYDFVCQMPITPNAIIWRTLLGACGIHGNVELAEQVKARLFDLEPDDSSDNVLLSNIYAVAGKWKDVATVRQSMTDQKIKKTPGWSMIEVDRTMYRFVAGEKTNKTTAEAYEKLKEIIKRLRLEGGYVPEVASVLHDVDEEEKEDSVSKHSEKLAVAFGISRLCKGRVIRIVKNLRICRDCHTVMKLISKVYGLKLVVRDRSRFHSFDDGACSCKDYW
- the LOC107886141 gene encoding pentatricopeptide repeat-containing protein At1g74630 isoform X2, whose amino-acid sequence is MSSCITRLFEGSRNRAAANHGSLRTGIQLHCQALIHGFETHLFVGTTLISMYGECGSVYFAKKVFDQMREPNVVAWNAVITACFRCGDVKGARKMFDMMPFKNSTSSNVILAGYAKAGEMEIARKVFWDMKVKDDVSWSTMIAGLAHNGFFDEAFAYFRELRMIGLRPNEVSLTGVLSGCAQVGASEFGKILHGFIEKSGFNWIPTVNNALVDMYARCGNVGMARLVFRSMLHKSVVSWTSMIEGLAMHGYAEEAIRVFHEMEGCGIRPDWITFVSLLYACSHAGLIEQGCNYFSTMKDVYDIEPTVEHYGCMVDLYGRAGYLQKAYDFVCQMPITPNAIIWRTLLGACGIHGNVELAEQVKARLFDLEPDDSSDNVLLSNIYAVAGKWKDVATVRQSMTDQKIKKTPGWSMIEVDRTMYRFVAGEKTNKTTAEAYEKLKEIIKRLRLEGGYVPEVASVLHDVDEEEKEDSVSKHSEKLAVAFGISRLCKGRVIRIVKNLRICRDCHTVMKLISKVYGLKLVVRDRSRFHSFDDGACSCKDYW
- the LOC107886142 gene encoding protein EMBRYO DEFECTIVE 514, with amino-acid sequence MADKEPSPEPAEANSPSEDMDLENLDSSAQNPNAGDDANGDSKSKRGREEDGEEAEDVSKKQKLEKSVEEERLEKKSDESPESGRVRLGPKEFGSSSEMLDYFCYLLHHWGTQLNFNKYEHMVLLDLLKKGHLEPERKIGGGVKAFQIRIHPQWKSKCFFVIRDDETMDDFSFRKCIDHILPLPEDLKGKSDSNRASGGGGGWRGRGGKGGGRGRGKGGKSRN